One Methylobacterium sp. AMS5 genomic region harbors:
- a CDS encoding porin, giving the protein MKRRLLAALLLSSALVLPGAQAQAQTVAELQRQINELKAMIKAQAEAQGRGPRRGAAVATRPANARTTDAGTFPAAGRPIESAVAQPAAPGPVPHRFAIDEPETWYDALVPPSPELLADDPRHAGRPKTWFERLSLRGYTQLRGNEFLSGDDTAPAGISRLRSVHDSGITDRNNFTFRRVRLILQGDIHERVFLYIQPDFAVNVGNQAGTESRQHFTQLRDAYADVFLDDERRTRLRFGQQKVPYGWENLQSSQNRLTLDRSDAINSAVPGERDIGITYYYTPWHVQRIWDRLAKGGQKLFGNYGAFGVGIYNGQTINRVEANNDLMTVVMATWPFELDGLGEVFKGQVLEVGGSAYRNRFRPETTFGTTTTLGNSFDDERVGLHAILYPQPFGLQGEWNWGRGPEWDPVTRAVQTKALQGGYVQAMYKVDHSPVGPFMPYIRWQTYDGGWKVGTNAPRLDTDELELGIEFQPIKSVELTLAYANMKRREASSSRVGRAEGDLFRGQLQINY; this is encoded by the coding sequence ATGAAAAGACGTCTTCTGGCCGCGCTGCTCTTATCGAGTGCCCTGGTGCTGCCGGGCGCGCAGGCTCAGGCTCAGACCGTCGCGGAGCTGCAGCGGCAGATCAACGAGCTCAAGGCGATGATCAAGGCGCAGGCGGAGGCGCAGGGCAGGGGCCCCCGGCGCGGCGCGGCCGTCGCCACGCGGCCGGCGAACGCCCGCACCACCGATGCTGGCACCTTCCCCGCCGCCGGCCGGCCGATCGAATCCGCCGTGGCGCAGCCGGCCGCGCCCGGCCCGGTTCCGCACCGCTTCGCCATCGACGAGCCGGAGACGTGGTACGACGCGCTGGTGCCGCCCTCGCCCGAGCTGCTCGCGGATGATCCCCGCCACGCGGGCCGGCCCAAGACCTGGTTCGAGCGCCTGTCGCTGCGCGGCTACACGCAGTTGCGCGGCAACGAGTTCCTGTCCGGCGACGACACCGCGCCGGCCGGCATCTCGCGCCTGCGCTCGGTCCACGACAGCGGCATCACCGACCGCAACAACTTCACCTTCCGCCGGGTGCGCCTGATCCTCCAGGGCGACATCCACGAGCGGGTGTTCCTCTACATCCAGCCCGACTTCGCGGTGAACGTCGGGAACCAGGCCGGCACCGAGTCGCGCCAGCACTTCACCCAGCTGCGCGACGCCTATGCCGACGTCTTCCTCGACGACGAGCGCCGCACCCGCCTGCGCTTCGGCCAGCAGAAGGTGCCCTATGGCTGGGAAAACCTGCAATCCTCGCAGAACCGCCTGACGCTCGACCGCTCCGACGCGATCAACAGCGCCGTGCCGGGCGAGCGCGACATCGGCATCACCTACTACTACACGCCCTGGCACGTGCAGCGCATCTGGGACCGGCTCGCCAAGGGCGGCCAGAAGCTGTTCGGCAATTACGGCGCTTTCGGCGTCGGCATCTACAACGGCCAGACCATCAACCGGGTCGAGGCCAACAACGACCTGATGACGGTGGTGATGGCGACCTGGCCGTTCGAACTCGACGGGCTCGGCGAGGTGTTCAAGGGGCAGGTGCTGGAGGTCGGCGGCTCGGCCTACCGCAACCGCTTCCGGCCTGAAACGACCTTCGGCACCACCACCACTTTGGGCAACTCCTTCGACGACGAGCGCGTCGGCCTGCACGCGATCCTGTACCCGCAGCCCTTCGGCCTCCAGGGCGAGTGGAACTGGGGCCGTGGCCCCGAATGGGATCCCGTCACCCGGGCCGTGCAGACCAAGGCGCTGCAGGGCGGCTACGTCCAGGCGATGTACAAGGTCGACCATTCGCCGGTCGGCCCGTTCATGCCCTACATCCGCTGGCAGACCTACGACGGCGGCTGGAAGGTCGGGACGAACGCGCCGCGCCTCGACACCGACGAACTGGAGCTCGGCATCGAGTTCCAGCCGATCAAGTCGGTGGAGCTCACCCTGGCCTACGCCAACATGAAGCGCCGCGAGGCCAGCAGCAGCCGCGTCGGCCGGGCCGAGGGCGACCTGTTCCGCGGACAGCTCCAGATCAACTACTGA
- the rplL gene encoding 50S ribosomal protein L7/L12 has product MADLAKIVEDLSSLTVLEAAELAKLLEEKWGVSAAAAVAVAAGPAAGAGAAAVEEQTEFTVVLAGAGDKKIEVIKEVRAITGLGLKEAKDLVEGAPKPVKEGATKDEAEKLKAQLEKAGAKVELK; this is encoded by the coding sequence ATGGCTGATCTCGCCAAGATCGTCGAGGACCTCTCCTCGCTGACCGTTCTCGAGGCCGCCGAGCTCGCCAAGCTCCTCGAAGAGAAGTGGGGCGTCTCGGCTGCCGCCGCCGTCGCCGTCGCCGCTGGCCCGGCCGCCGGTGCTGGCGCTGCCGCCGTCGAAGAGCAGACCGAGTTCACGGTCGTTCTCGCCGGCGCCGGCGACAAGAAGATCGAGGTCATCAAGGAGGTCCGCGCGATCACCGGCCTCGGCCTCAAGGAAGCCAAGGACCTCGTCGAGGGCGCGCCCAAGCCCGTCAAGGAAGGCGCGACCAAGGACGAGGCCGAGAAGCTCAAGGCCCAGCTCGAGAAGGCCGGCGCCAAGGTCGAGCTCAAGTAA
- the rplJ gene encoding 50S ribosomal protein L10 yields MDRTAKADLVSTLNGVFNANAVVVVAHYKGLTVADMQKLRSQMKQAGATVKVAKNRLASIALDGTDVASIKPLLKGPTLLAYSSDPVAAAKVAVDFAKTNDKLVILGGAMGTTALNPDGVKALASLPSLDELRAKLVGLIQAPATKVAQVVNAPAAKLARVFGAYAKKDEAA; encoded by the coding sequence GTGGACCGGACAGCTAAAGCTGATCTCGTCTCGACGCTCAACGGCGTGTTCAACGCGAACGCCGTCGTCGTCGTGGCCCACTACAAAGGCCTCACGGTCGCCGACATGCAGAAGCTGCGCTCGCAGATGAAGCAGGCCGGCGCCACCGTGAAGGTCGCCAAGAACCGGCTCGCCAGCATCGCTCTCGATGGCACGGACGTCGCCTCCATCAAGCCCCTCCTGAAGGGCCCGACCCTGCTCGCTTATTCCAGCGATCCGGTTGCGGCCGCCAAGGTTGCGGTGGACTTCGCCAAGACGAACGACAAGCTCGTGATTCTCGGCGGCGCCATGGGAACGACTGCCCTGAACCCGGACGGCGTGAAGGCGCTCGCCTCGCTCCCGTCCCTCGACGAACTGCGCGCCAAGCTCGTGGGCCTCATCCAGGCTCCCGCGACCAAGGTCGCCCAGGTCGTCAACGCGCCGGCGGCCAAGCTCGCCCGCGTGTTCGGGGCCTATGCCAAGAAGGACGAGGCGGCCTGA